The following coding sequences are from one Triticum aestivum cultivar Chinese Spring chromosome 5A, IWGSC CS RefSeq v2.1, whole genome shotgun sequence window:
- the LOC123104497 gene encoding ras-related protein RABA3, whose product MVSRGKEEEEEAAAGWEGEKEGEIDYVFKVVVVGDSAVGKTQLLGRFAKDQFFLDSKSTIGVEFQTRTLTLHRKQVKAQIWDTAGQERYRAVTSAYYRGALGAMVVYDVTRRATFDHVPRWVEELRAHADGSTVVALVGNKADAPPHRREVPADEAARFAEEQGLFFSEASALTGDNVERAFLALLEEVFAVVSRRALELDEARRTRNGGGHDGETLSLRGTTVDLHDPIMETSAMKKTASSQCSCS is encoded by the exons ATGGTGTctcgggggaaggaggaggaggaggaggcggccgccgGGTGGGAGGGGGAGAAGGAGGGGGAGATCGACTACGTGttcaaggtggtggtggtgggcgaCTCGGCGGTGGGCAAGACGCAGCTGCTGGGGCGCTTCGCCAAGGACCAGTTCTTCCTCGACTCCAAGTCCACCATCGGCGTCGAGTTCCAGACCCGCACCCTCACCCTCCACCGCAAGCAAGTCAAGGCGCAGATCTGGGACACCGCCGGGCAGGAGAG GTACCGGGCGGTGACGAGCGCCTACTACCGGGGCGCGCTGGGCGCCATGGTGGTGTACGACGTGACCCGGCGCGCCACCTTCGACCACGTGCCCCGCTGGGTGGAGGAGCTCCGCGCCCACGCCGACGGCTCCACCGTCGTCGCGCTCGTCGGTAACAAGGCCGACGCGCCGCCGCACCGCCGCGAGGTGCCCGCCGACGAGGCCGCGCGGTTCGCCGAGGAGCAGGGGCTCTTCTTCTCCGAGGCGTCGGCGCTCACGGGCGACAACGTGGAGCGCGCCTTCCTCGCGCTCCTCGAGGAGGTCTTCGCCGTCGTCTCCCGCCGGGCGCTGGAGCTCGACGAGGCGCGGCGGACGCGCAACGGCGGTGGTCACGACGGCGAGACGCTGTCGCTGAGGGGCACCACGGTGGACCTGCACGACCCCATCATGGAGACCAGCGCCATGAAGAAGACCGCCTCCTCGCAGTGCTCCTGCTCGTGA
- the LOC123104496 gene encoding 2-keto-3-deoxy-L-rhamnonate aldolase-like: MAASIAAAASVSHLLLGPKPKPTTPPRLSLLPRRRSGAAGAISASASAASDFLAPVPSLKSRLAAGDTLYGLFLLSFSPTLAEIAALAGYDYVVVDMEHGPGGITEALACLRALDAARTPAVLRLPEACPVWAKKALDLGPAGLMLPAVESPAAAAEAVSHCRYPPRGVRGAAYPIVRASAYGLDDSYLSRCEDDTLIICQVETAAGVAEIDAIAAVEGVDVVQMGPLDLSASMGYLWDPGNRKVRAALREAERKVLEARKKKDAAPETNAAYLGGFAMPNDPAEQLKHRGYHMVAGAVDIGLFRKAALENVKRFKEASMEIGEAEGEEEDEKEDGYWSE; the protein is encoded by the coding sequence ATGGCCGCCTCTAtcgccgccgccgcgtccgtcTCCCACCTCCTCCTCGGGCCGAAACCCAAGCCCACAACCCCGCCccgcctctccctcctcccccGCAGGCGCTCCGGAGCCGCCGGGGCCATCTCCGCCTCCGCGTCCGCGGCCTCCGACTTCCTCGCCCCGGTCCCGTCCCTCAAGtcccgcctcgccgccggcgacacCCTCTAcggcctcttcctcctctccttctCCCCCACGCTCGCCGAGATCGCCGCGCTCGCCGGCTACGACTACGTGGTCGTCGACATGGAGCACGGGCCGGGCGGCATCACGGAGGCCCTCGCCTGCCtccgcgccctcgacgccgcccgcacCCCCGCCGTCCTCCGCCTCCCGGAGGCCTGCCCCGTCTGGGCGAAGAAGGCGCTCGACCTCGGCCCCGCGGGCCTCATGCTTCCCGCCGTCGAGTCTCCGGCCGCTGCCGCGGAGGCTGTATCCCACTGCCGCTACCCGCCCCGCGGCGTCCGTGGCGCTGCCTACCCAATCGTCCGCGCATCCGCCTACGGCCTCGACGACTCCTACCTCTCCCGCTGCGAGGACGACACCCTCATCATCTGCCAGGTCGAGACTGCCGCCGGCGTTGCGGAGAtcgacgccatcgccgccgtcgaaGGGGTCGACGTCGTCCAGATGGGCCCGCTCGACCTGTCGGCGAGCATGGGGTACCTGTGGGATCCCGGGAACAGGAAGGTGCGAGCGGCGCTGAGGGAGGCTGAGAGGAAGGTGCTGGAGGCCAGGAAGAAGAAGGACGCTGCTCCGGAAACCAATGCGGCTTACTTGGGTGGGTTTGCGATGCCCAATGACCCAGCTGAGCAGCTCAAGCACAGGGGATACCATATGGTTGCAGGTGCAGTGGACATTGGGTTGTTCCGGAAGGCGGCATTGGAGAATGTCAAGCGGTTCAAGGAGGCGTCAATGGAGATTGGTGAAgcagagggcgaggaggaggatgagaagGAAGATGGATACTGGAGTGAATGA
- the LOC123104498 gene encoding rhodanese-like domain-containing protein 14, chloroplastic, translated as MTTMIAASSIVKANLPCSSRISSSSDFSSGHSWRPLEAAKHYRAHGVRSLRITCAATKTAKSPAEEEWKIKRQLLVEKRVRSVDVKEALRLQNENNFVILDVRPEAEFKQAHPPGAVNVQIYRLIKEWTAWDIARRAAFAFFGIFAGTEENPEFIKSVEEKLNKDSKIIVACSAGGTMKPTQNLPDGKQSRSLIAAYLLVLNGYKNVFHLDGGLYTWFKEDLPSEGEED; from the exons ATGACCACGATGATCGCAGCTAGCTCCATAGTGAAAGCCAACCTTCCTTGCTCGTCAAGGATATCCTCCAGCTCAGACTTCTCATCTGGTCATTCTTGGCGCCCATTAGAGGCGGCAAAACATTACCGGGCGCATGGTGTGCGCTCGCTGCGGATAACATGTGCTGCCACTAAGACTGCGAAATCTCCAG CTGAAGAAGAATGGAAGATCAAACGGCAACTCCTAGTAGAGAAGCGG GTACGTAGTGTTGATGTGAAGGAAGCACTGCGCCTTCAAAACGAAAACAACTTTGTAATTCTCGATGTCAGACCAGAAGCAGAGTTCAAACAG GCTCACCCACCTGGTGCTGTTAATGTACAAATATACAGATTAATAAAGGAGTGGACAGCATGGGATATTGCAAGGAGGGCTGCATTTGCTTTCTTTGGCATATTTGCAGGAACAGAAGAGAATCCTGAGTTCATAAAAA GCGTTGAAGAAAAACTTAATAAAGATTCAAAGATAATTGTAGCATGTTCAGCAGGAGGAACAATGAAGCCAACACAGAATCTACCTGATGGGAAGCAATCTAG GTCTCTGATAGCGGCGTACCTGCTGGTGCTAAACGGCTACAAGAACGTGTTCCATCTGGACGGAGGCCTCTACACATGGTTCAAGGAAGACCTGCCATCTGAAGGAGAAGAAGATTGA